A stretch of Gossypium hirsutum isolate 1008001.06 chromosome A06, Gossypium_hirsutum_v2.1, whole genome shotgun sequence DNA encodes these proteins:
- the LOC107934634 gene encoding ethylene-responsive transcription factor ERF003, which produces MSLFHLSLDSPTSLFLSFSYSSFVLFLSGLFTNTLLLEHSLKLFLVETTMGRPQQRYRGVRQRHWGSWVSEIRHPVLKTRIWLGTFETAEDAATAYDEAARLMCGAKARTNFPFNPNDPTSSSKLLSATLAAKLHKCHMAALQLAKTNAAKESYSAQCHPLTPTHGIAGNNAQKGYRRQPEIKWEAEENPVGSEQQFIPLEDDDIDQMIEELLDYGSIELCSSSST; this is translated from the exons atgagcCTCTTCCATTTAAGCCTTGACTCACCCActtctctgtttctttcattttcttattcTTCGTTTGTTCTCTTTCTCTCAGGCCTTTTCACAAACACATTGTTACTCGAGCATTCATTGAAGCTTTTCCTTGTAGAAACCACCATGGGAAGACCTCAGCAACGATACCGTGGTGTTCGTCAAAGACATTGGGGCTCTTGGGTCTCTGAAATTCGACACCCCGTCTT GAAGACTAGAATATGGCTAGGCACATTTGAAACAGCAGAGGATGCTGCAACAGCATATGATGAGGCAGCAAGGTTAATGTGTGGGGCAAAAGCTCGAACCAATTTCCCATTCAATCCTAATGATCCTACTTCTTCATCAAAGCTTCTCTCAGCTACCTTGGCAGCTAAGTTGCATAAATGTCATATGGCAGCACTTCAACTAGCTAAAACAAATGCAGCAAAAGAGTCATATTCAGCACAATGTCACCCTTTAACTCCCACCCATGGCATTGCCGGAAATAATGCGCAAAAGGGTTATCGCCGGCAACCGGAGATCAAATGGGAAGCGGAAGAAAATCCAGTGGGGAGCGAACAACAGTTCATCCCACTAGAAGATGATGATATAGACCAAATGATAGAGGAGTTGCTTGATTATGGATCTATTGAACTTTGTTCTAGTAGTTCTACTTAA